GGTTGTCCTGAGTCGGATCGAACGTATACCAGCGTCCGCCCACATAGGCTTCAAACCAGGCATGCAGATCCATCGGCTGCAGCGTTTCCAGATATCCGACGACCAGCCGCGCGGGAATCGACAGAGCGCGACAGCAGGCAATTCCCAGGTGAGCCATATCGCGGCAGACCGCCTGTGTTCTTTCATTGACTTCACAGGCGCTGATGATTTCCTGTCCCTCGCCGGGCGCATATTTGATGTTCGCGCGAATGTAATCGACTATTTTGTTGCACTGGTCGTAGCCAGGGGCGACTCCTTCCACGAGTGAGGATGCCATCTGTGTGAAGCGATCAGATTCACAGTAGCGGCTGGGCAGCAGGAAAGGGAGTGTGTCTTCGGGTAACTCTTCGACGGGAATAAAGAAGGCACCGGGCGACGCATCAGAGGAGTCGGCGACTTGAATATCAAACGCTGTCTGAACCGAAAATGAGCCGGCAGGTGCCACCAGTCGTTGACAGAGATTCCCGAATGGATCGGTGAATTCAACAGCAGAGACACTGGGGGTCAGCATATACTGCTCACGAGCCACCCATTGCTGATCCCCACTGCGGGGACGCAGCATGAGTAGAAACGGGGTCTCTACGGGGATATTGAAGTCGAGTAAGCAGGAAGCGTGCAGCCACATAATGAGCGATTTCCAAAATGGATACCAATGTTTCCGATTCCGCGGGCAGGATTCAGAAGCAGACAGCGGTTGACTCAATCTGGGATCAGACCTGTGGACCAAGTGAGTGTGGAATGCATTATCACCGGGTCTGGTGTAAAAGATAGTCCTGATTTCCGCTGAGATCAGATTACAGACAAAATGACAGACACCATTCAGATAGAAGCCGTTTCAATCACTGTTTTCGATCTCTTGCTGCATGGCCTGTCAGCGATTCACTTTTCAGGTGGCTTCGCGGATTTGGCCTGCTTTGCATACCAGTCCTGTCGCTCTTTCCCGGAGGCCACCCCATCACGGTTTGTG
The sequence above is a segment of the Gimesia algae genome. Coding sequences within it:
- a CDS encoding transglutaminase domain-containing protein, which gives rise to MWLHASCLLDFNIPVETPFLLMLRPRSGDQQWVAREQYMLTPSVSAVEFTDPFGNLCQRLVAPAGSFSVQTAFDIQVADSSDASPGAFFIPVEELPEDTLPFLLPSRYCESDRFTQMASSLVEGVAPGYDQCNKIVDYIRANIKYAPGEGQEIISACEVNERTQAVCRDMAHLGIACCRALSIPARLVVGYLETLQPMDLHAWFEAYVGGRWYTFDPTQDNLNGGRVAIAYGRDAADVAVYTQFGDPVELLNMNVSVEQISPPQY